The following proteins are encoded in a genomic region of Serinus canaria isolate serCan28SL12 chromosome 13, serCan2020, whole genome shotgun sequence:
- the CXCL14 gene encoding C-X-C motif chemokine 14 yields MKLLTAALLLLFIAMCLASAEGVKCKCSRKGPKIRFSNVRKLEIKPRYPFCVEEMIIVTLWTRVRGEQQHCLNPKRQNTVRLLKWYRVWKEKGRVYEE; encoded by the exons ATGAAGctcctgacagcagctctgctcctgctcttcatCGCGATGTGCTTAGCCAGCGCGGAAG GCGTGAAGTGCAAATGCTCAAGAAAAGGTCCTAAAATAAGATTCTCTAATGTACGGAAGCTGGAAATAAAACCGAGGTACCCGTTTTGCGTGGAAGAGATGATTAT TGTGACCCTGTGGACACGGGTGaggggggagcagcagcactgcctcaACCCCAAGCGCCAGAACACCGTGAGGCTGCTCAAGTGGTACCGAGTATGGAAGGAGAAGGGCAG GGTTTATGAAGAATAA